AAGGAACAGGTGAGTTGCCACGTAAGGTTACAgttgggggaagaaaaaaaagtgtgtaccCGTGGGTCCGATCTGAGGACGAGTCCCTCGACTGCTCTGGGCTTCGCTGGCTTCCTCGAACCAGCGTGACAACATGTCGGACATCCGCTGCATGAGGGACACGTTGGGACTCTGCTCCCCTGCAAAAaccacaagaaaagaaaaaaaagtcatggaaATGAGTCAAGGAGCGGCGGGATGGGTGTCAAAAATAGCCAGGCTCAccgtctctctccctctcgctctccggACGAGCTCGGGGTCCCGTGTCGGACCAGTCGCCCCGCAGACGGAGGCGCTTGACTGGCGGCTGCCTCAGCTGAAATGCCAGTCTCGTGTCAGacggaggaaggaaggaaggaaggccgGCCGAAGGTGGGTCGCAAAGACCCAGAGATAGACCCACCTCTTCCCTCCTCTCCTGAGAAGGGCCCTTGAGTTCCCGAGCCAGGTCGTCTTTGGGGTCAAAGAGGTAGATGTAGTCGGAGGAGTAGCTGACCAGCACCTCCCGCCCGTCGGCGCTGTAGCACAGCGACGTCACGCGGCAAGACTTGTCCGCCAGGTGCGCCGGCACGAATCTCACGCACATGCCCGTCGTCCCGCGACCCGTGTAGTTGCCTAGGGGAAGGAGAAGAGGAGGGGCACCCGGTCAATTggataaaaatgaaagaaatgataTTTTGTGGACAGAAAGATCACGAGGAAACGATGCCATTACCGGTGGCCCTGGTGCCCAGCAGGCGTCTGTCGTAGATGCGCACGGAGCTGTCCGAGCAGCCCACCGCCAGGTAGTACGGCATCAGCGGCGAGATGGAGATGGACGTCGCCGCTCTCCGGCAATTGATCAGGATGTCCTGTCCAAAGGGAGCGTTTAGTGGCCAAGTCACATTCCAAAGCACTCTGCCCAACCAAACGTACGTCTTTGCAGTCTTCTTTGGTGCAGCTGCTTTTCACCCGGAGGTCGAACCAGCGCACCGTGCCGTCCTCGCCGCACGACAGAAAGGTGTACGGGTCGTTGGGCACCGTCATGATCTGCGGAGGCCGACCGGATTTAGGCGGGGCGACGACGATAgaagcggcggtggcggcctACCTCGTAAGCCGTCCCGTAATGGCAGGTGAACTGACACTGCCTGTTGAAGTCGGCGCTCTTTTCCGTGCGCGTGTAGTAGACGATGCCGTCGCCGGAACAGGAGACGATCTCCTGGTCGTTGGTGTGGGGCATGAACTTGGCGCTGAAGATGTTGGCCCGGTGGCCGGAGCGGATGGACTTTTTCACCTggggaaaaggggaaaaaaaaggcagtcaATGTCAAAATGTCTTCTTAGACACTGACGGTGGTCTATTGAAAAACGGAGCGGGAAAAAAAAGGACCTTTTTGTTGTACGGGTTGGTGATGGCCAGGAAGGTGTCGTCCGATCCCGACAGGATGTATTCCCCCGTCTCGTTCCACGAGATGGTGTTGACCTGCCGGAGTGGGGGAGGGAGTAAGTCGTGGCTTTGCGTGGCCCGACTTTCCACGGGAGGCGAGAGCTACTCACGCAGCCATCGTGGATATTCAGCGTGGCCTCCAGTTTCAGCTTCTGGACAAAATCTCTTCGACCTAAAGTGGACGAGAAGAGAAGAAAATCGCTTGCATTTGGcttcacaaaaatacacaaagttcAATCGGGTGGGGAAAAAATAGCCGTGAACCACAAAAAGAATTACAGTTTCAAGTGAATACATTTTGCAATGAAAACCTGACATACCCTAACTTCAAAGACAACAAACTAAAATCAATGCTGAAAGACATTTAAACTatcattgaacaaaaaaagagaaatgctGACAAACTATGAATAATTAAATACTTGAGAGAATTTGTGagacatttgaaataaaaacgcAAATGTAGAAATGCTAGAAAATGACAAGACAATCATTTCTCCATTGTCCTTCCAAGTTATGTTTCCGTACCAATGACGGAcatcccagtccaaatgaattggacgtctgacCCAGTCAAGGCTATCCGACGTGCAAACAAGCGagcccattttgaaaaggcgtGCGTCGACTCGAGTGGAGCCAAACGAGCCTCGCCTCGCCGTCTCCTCTTCCAGGCTAAATATAAACACGCTGTGTAACTGAACACaatgacagagagagagagagcttcaAGTAGCTAAATACAGCAGTGACGAAAAAGCTCTCACGCACCTGCCATTCCTTCTCAAGCCACTGACAAGGCCATAATAAGTCCAAACATAAAGCAAAGTGCCTCAATGGAATTGAGTGAAGAGGGACGGCACGCCGAACGCCACACGCCGACAGTATTGCAAGCACAACAACAaaccgttaaaaaaaaaggcgacCCTCGCTCCTCCTTACCCAAATAGTTAGTCCTGATGGCGTTGGGTTCGCCGTTTCCGATGAGACGTTTGTTGACATCCCAAAGCAGGTTGCTGGAGCTGGACATGGTGACCGAGCGCGAAGTCTAAGCAGCAACAACGAAGACAACAACATTGAAATTCAAGCCTAGGGGCGCCATGGGCTCTCGGCTCGATGCTAATGTTAGCTAGCCGCGACGCTAGCTTTGGCATTCATGGCTGCAAGTGGCCAGAGAAGCGTCGTGTTAGCCGTCTAAGCGGAGCCGCTTTCGTCTCGGGCTTTCCCGGACGAAGAGTTGTCCGTTCGTCCGTtgttccgtccgtccgtccgtccgtccgtctgccCGTCCGTAAGCCCACCCGCCCGGGTGCCGGTTAGCTTGGGCTGCCTGTTAGTTTGTTTGACTTGAATGGCTAGCAGAGCGGACGAGTGAAAGATCAGCTGGCACCAAACAACGCGATAGAGCGCGAGAACGAGAGTGCGGTGACGCTCGCGCGCAATTACCTCTTGCTTTTGAAGCCGTTATAATATAAAGATAGGTAAAGATTGTGATTTGTTTGCATTCATAAAAACGACATTACATTTTCTGTATCCTCCCCTGAATTTGAATTTTGCATAgatcaataatttaaaaaagccaGTTGGACTAGTTTTGGAAATACTAGTTTTTTGTCcccattaatttcttttttttagcagttttaAAAGAACCCTAAGGTCAGGACGCTCTACCTCGCGAAAGATGACATTCAGGAAGATGATTGTAATTGAGAATTTTATTAATAATACAACTGTCAATCCAATAGGATTTTTGGGTTGGGGGGGACATTTACAATATACACGGGCGTGCGTGCTTGAAGACAAACAATTAGCTTTGGCGCACTCTCTTCATTTCGTGGCCCGccggcacacacacacacacacacgcgctgCTTCGGACGCCTTCCAGTCTGTACAAAGTCTTTAAGGGGGTACCTTCGGGTCACGTGGCGTGAACCTCCAAGATGTGGTCGTCGGCGGCGGGCAAGACCAGGACCTGCCGGGCTTGGCTGTGGTTGAACACCTGGCCCGGGCTGAAGGGCTCCAGGCGGGGCATGGCGGCAccccgctgctgctgctgctcgcCCAGCGACTGGACGCTGCCGCGGCTGCGCACGCTGGCCGTGTCGGCCGTGGCCTCGTCCAGGAGGGACAGGCTGTCGTTCTCCACCGGGCCGTCTGAGGACCACGCGGCGTGGGTGGTTAGCTTAGCGCCAGGTTTAGCTACGCTACAGAGATGCCACTCACCGGCTTCCGGCTGGACGGCGGCGTTGTGAGGAAGGTACTTGAGGACTTGGATCTTGGGGAACGGGAGGTGGCCGGCAAACAGCGGCATGACCTCAATGCGAACCCGGTGCGGCGACGCGGCGGCCGACGGGAGCGACACCAGTCCCGAACTTTTGCCGCACAGCGCCCAGTTGCTGCTGCTGTCCGCCACTGCCCGGGACAATTCCAAAGTCACACgcgtgcatttttttctccccggcGGCCCCACCGAGTCCTACCTTCGTACATGAGCTTGCCGTCGGCGTCCGCTTTGTCGTCGtcggccgccaccgccgccgccgtcgacAGTCGCGAGATGAGGACGTCCAGCTCGCAGAGGGCGCCGGAGCGACAGTGTGGCTCGCTGGCCGGGGGAACGATGTCGGCTTTCACGCTGTACAGGGTCTGAGGAACGACAAATATGTGCCGTGACTCTTTCGGCGCCGTGTGGCATTCAATTGCTTTCTTTGGAGAATACAACACCGCTCATTTCCATTCTATAGTAGCCGGAAGCCTCAAAGAAAATCCCGAGCGAGTGGATGTTACTTACGGGCACCTTGTCCAACGGGAAGTGGTAGTGGAATAGCTTGAAAGCGTCGGTGGGGCCGCGGTGCCCGCGGGGGAAGAAGCTGGCGGAGAAGACGCAGGCCACGCTGGACGGGAGCTCGCCCGCGCACTTCACCTCCCACAAGCAGAACACGCTCTGCTTACTGCACAACAACTAAACACCGCCACGTTTCCATCAATCGTAGCTGGTCTCGCGTTTGTTTTAATGGCAGTAAATCTCCATTACCTGCTCCGCCGCGGCGTTGAGAGATCGCATCTCCACCTGGGACCGTTGCTGCTCTCGTTCCTGAAGCGCCGGCCATTTCTCCGCCAGTTTGACCTGGGCCAGCGTAAAGTCCGAATCGGACACGTTGCGCACGCAAACCTGGATGTACTTCCTGAAAAAACACGGCGGGGGCGATGAGACGTCGGCGGCCATTTGACCCAATGTGGCTGCCGCGTGAGCCGTTGGGAGGGGCGCACCGGTTTCCGGCGGACAACAGCGAGTGCTCCGTCTTGAAGGGGATGTGGAAGGTGAGGGCCAGCAGGGACGAGTAGATGGACCACGGGCAGTCGATGGACATCTGCGCACAAATGGAAATTAACTCCAAAATCTCGAAACCTGCCGTGGCGCAACCAAAGCTCTGTTTCCATCCCGGGACTCACCTTCTGGTCGATGGCCGTCATGGCCGTGTCCGGGTGGCTGTAGCTGCGGGGGCGACGGCGGACCTCGCCGTTGGTCAGCCGCTCGTCCACGGGCCGCTCCGCTCCGGGCGGGATGAGACACAGGACCTCCAGGTGGAAATCCAGCGCGTGGTAGGGCGGGGTGGGCGGCAGACTGATGCTGGTCACCTTGTCGGACGACTGCACCGACAGCACGCTCTCTCGCGGCGCTGAGTGACAAACCAAACGTCAACCTCGGCGAGCGCGGGGCCGCCCGTCGGACGCTCCTTTACCCGTGCCCGTGTTGCTGATGCGGGCGGCGCAGCCGGCCCGGGTGAGGACGGGCATCCCGTCGCTGTTGCTGAGCTGGAGGGCGTCGCCCTTCTTCACGGCGTAGTGACCCGTCAGCAGGGTGAACTTGACCGTTTGCGGCAGGCCAGCCAGCAGCGGCTCTGGAccgacagacaaaaaaaacaaaacaaggattAGTATTGTTAAAGCACCTTTCATTTGTGTCTCTGGACGGAGGGCTCACCCACCCGAGAGCGGCTGGACGGTGAGCTGCGGTTCCTGAGAGTAGACGTGGTACTGCACGGCCGGGTAGATGTGCGGCAGGACGAAGCTGACTCGGCCCAACGCCACGTGCAGCTGGCGAAGCGTGTACGTGCCCGACTCGTCGCTCTTGACAAAACAAATGCCAGTCATTTTGATTCAACTCGATCCAATAAAAACAAGAGTCTCACCGGCGCCGTGAGCACCACAACGTTATCCCCGGGCTCCAGCGTGATGTCTCGGGCCCTCAGCGCACGCGCCCCCTCCTTGGGGGCCACGGCGGGCGCGTTGGCCGGGGGATTCCCGGCGGGGGCGCGCCCCTCGTCCTGGGGCGAGCCGCCGTCGCGGCGCCGGATGACCAGGTGGGCGTTCTTGCACACCACGCCGGCCGAGCTCAAGGCGTTGTCGGTGGGGCTGCGGTCGTGTGCCTCGTCCATCTCCGGCGCCGGGCCGGCGCTCAGGGAGGAGCGGCGCCCCGCCGGCGTGCCCGCGGCCGCCTCCAGCTCCACCGTGTCGGGAAAGGCGCCGACGCCGTGCTTGTGGGCGCCCCCCTTGGAGCCGTGCTCGGGGTCCAGGTGGAGGCTGACGGCCAGTTCCTCCAGCCGCACGGCCACCGGCATCAAGGAATGCAGCGTCAGCTCCACCTGAGTCCGATCACAAAGCAAAGTGGTCATAAAGAACGGCGGGACACAAACCTAATGGGAATGGTACCTGCAGAAGGGCACCCGAGTGCACGCAAGCGCCGCCCGGTCGGAAGCGGAGTCGCGTGAGCCGAGCGAAGACGCCCATGTCCAGCGGGCACTTGGCGGAAGTCGCCGACCCTGCGACGGGCAAGCCAGCGTCAGCGGGTTGCCGCCGGAGAAAAGCGGCCGACCGCGGCTCACCGTCAAAGTCCAGCACGTCCCGGCAGAATCGCGTCCTCTCGTCCGTGTCCAGGTTGGCGTCGCCGGCCAGCAAGGCGCTCGTTTTTAACGAACTGACGCGGAAAGCTGGCTAAGGAAAGGAGGCGCACGTAGTTTGGGACACATTTTTCCCCTCCTGGATGCAGAAAAGTGGAGGGAGGATACTCCACGCTCTGTCCCAGCAGCTTCTGACACTCGGCAATCTGCTTCCTGGTGTGAGTGACGGGAAAAGTCCAACCCTCGGAAACGTAGGAAGTCAGGGCCTCCGTCAGCAACACTTCGGCTTGCTCCGGTTGCCCTTTGCTCCTGCGACCGGGAAAAATGTCACCGAGACATCACACCTGGACGAACGGAAAAGCCTCTCACTCACATGTAAAACTCGGCGAGGCTTTTGCCCAGTAGTCGGGCCGAACGCTGCCTCCCGATGGTCCGGTACATCTCCGTGGCCGCCTGAGACAGCTCCTGAGGGGAGGTAATGGCGGGAGTtgagcggcggtggcggcagTGGCGTCCGTCCCTGGGCTAAGCGGCGCCCACTTGCCAGGTAGTGCCTTTCGAAAGCTTCCACGGACGACAAAGCCTCCTTTAGCTTCTTGTAAGGACTCTGCAGGACGTTGACTGAAGCAGGCAAGGCGGCAATGTGAGGCCAATTTCAAGGACAGACCCCCGGATGACTCGACGGGAGACGTCCGCCTACCGGTCTCGGGTCGCTCGTCCGCCAGTCCGGCCAGGAGGTCCACCGTCCGGTTCAAATCTTCTGAGGTGGGACCTCGATGGGACGTCAGTCCGCACAGTTTGCCCAGAGACTTGAGCTGCCGGAAAAAAAGACGCAAGTACAACGCAGGCTAACTGTAGGATTGTGGTCCCTTGGCGTTCTTTACACATATCAAAGAAAACAATCTCTCACCTTCTCGGTGGCGTAGGCCCACAGCCCCACGGTGTGCGCGCTGTTGGCGGCCAGCTGGGCCTGGTCGCAGCAGCTCTCGATGCGGTGCAGAACCTCCAGGCAGCTGAGGAAGACCCAGCAGTCCAGCGCCCCCTCCAGCACCGACACCTGCCACCAAACATTCCCAAGAAAATTACACAAGATGCAAATAATTGGGCAAGGCTACGAAAGAAAATGAGGATGCGATGCTAGCACACTGCTCGCCACAAACAAGAATTTACAAAGGCGATGCCGCTAAGTTAGGGCTAATGCTCTGATTTAAGAGCCCACCCACCTCCAACAAGCGCAACTCGTGCACGCAGTTGTGCAGCAGCTCCAGTGCTCTGCGGGTGACTTCCCAGGGTCTCTGCAGGAAGATGAGCAGCGTGCACTGCCTGGAGAAGAGGTAGCCGCGCAGGTCCAGCAGGCCGGCCGAGCCGCGCTGGATGCCGTCGCGCTTCTCCATGTCGATGGGACGGCGCAGGAGAAGGCCGCTCCAGTTGAGGACCGGCGAGCAGAAAGAGCCCAACCACTTGGCCGCGTCTGCGGGGGGGATTAGCGGGCGTCCAGAGTGGTTTTTGAATTCTCGGCTGCCAGCGTCGCCGGCGACGGCCTCGTACCTCCGGCGGCAAAGTTGAGCACGTACTGGGTGAAGAGCGCGTCCAGCTCGTCGTACTGCACCAGCGCGTCCTCGAACTGCTGCAGCATCTCAAAGACGAACGCCAGTTCTTCCTGAGCGCAGAAAACGGAGGCCGTTTAGGATGAACCAAAAGCCCCGGCCCGGCCCGGCCGGCGCCACGGGGGAAAAAGCCCAACCCGCTGACCTGAACCATGAAGTACTGACAGAAGCTCCAGCCGGGCTGGGTGCGCTTCTCCCTGAGGGTGCGCATGTCGTCCTCGAAGCGTCCCAGGTTCTTAGTGAAGGACATGAGCAGCAGCGTCCTCAGCTTGAGGAGCAAGGCGTTCCACGACTCCTGCGACCGCGACGAGTCCTTCAGCGGCTCCGACAGCACCACGCACCTTTTGGCATTATTTTTGCATCCGTGAGTGACGTCGTCAGCCGTTTGAATTCACGGGCAGGAGCGCCAATCGTTAACCTGTCGTTCTGCTTGTTGCAGAAGTCGCCGCGGATCTTATCCACGATGGAGGACCTGGGCAGGATGTTGCTCTTGTTCTTCTTGCGCGCGTCGCCGCCGTCCACCACGATGATGACCCAGTCGGCCGATCCGTGAGAGCGCAGGCTGCTCTGCCATCGGCTCACGTCTTCCTTCACGCTACTCTTGTACGCCTCCGTGTCCTGACGGCCCACAAGACATGacttggaaaaacaacaactcttaTGTTTTCTTTGTGGCAaacctttagttttttttttttttttaaatcgtcgACTAATGATTTTTGTGGATTCGTCAACATATCCATGGGAATACCAGCGTTGGAGTACTCACACAGCAGTCGGTCCAGTAGATGTGCAGGAAGGGGAAGGTGAGCAGCGCCTTGGTGCCATCCTTCGGCAGCAAGTCCTCCTTGAACTGGACAAAGTTGGCCTCCAGGTGGATCATCTTGGGGGGACGGCCGTACGTCCTGGAGAAACGGGTGGTGGCAAAATTCTTAGAAACCAGATGCGTCCGGCCGGAGTGGCGACAACTTCCTCGGTCGCAATTATTGACGTGTACCGACCTCCTCCATTCCATGGGCTCCTTGGGAAGCTGCTGAGCCAGGGAGGTGTAGAGCGAGGTGAACAAGGCCTGGTCCCCAGCACCtggccaaaacaacaacaacacaagtaGCAGCAGCATAAGTGACACTCTTGAAACTGGTCTTTgttcattttgttaaaaaaaactggagaaaaCTAGCAATACGAAAAGGAGTCAGAGAATCTTTATAAGCTGAACAGTTCATTGTGTCACATGGGCCTTTTATGTACTCCGATTCTGGTTGTTTACTCCAAGAAAGCAGCTAGACAGAGGAAGAGCAAGAACAGGATATTAgggctaatttttttttaaatatatgttggTGAAGTTGGCTCACGTGATTTACTTTTGCTGTCCGTCCCTAATGTGTCAGCCACTACGCAAGAGCTGACATTTGAACCGTTTCTTCATGACAGTCACCAACGGCCGACTTACTTCTATTGACACGCATGCGCAGCTGGGCGAGAATATGACAGACTGTTACCGAAACAACTCAAACCCTCTTTCGGTTTGGTGAAGGAAAAGGGCTAACGAGGACGAAACCTGGTTGTTTTCGAGCCACGGCCTGGGCCAACAAGGTCCAAAGTCAATGTAACAAAGAAAAGCGCTTGAACCGACTGTGTAGGGTCCTCGACTAGCAGGCCCGCTCACCTGTCGGCTAACTAGCTCGCAGCTGGGTGAACCTAGCAAACAAACGCGTCACGCGCGTCGCAGTGTCAGCGCGGACCGACGGAAGCGGACATTGGAGGCGAGCTAAAGGCCGAAGCTAACGTCGGTCAGGGCAACCGCTCACTCACATGTCACAATGGGTTTGTTCTCCATGGTGTAGATGACGGCGGCCTGGTCCATCTGCTTCAGCGGCGGCGCGCCATGAAAAGCAGCCGCGACCGCACCGGGTGGGCGGGCGGACGGGCGAAGCTTGCCTGACAGCTAGCTAACAAGCGAGTGGCTCGCCACTGCTTCCGCTCAGCTCCGTCTTGGGCTTTCCTGGCAGTCGCCTACAAGCCCACTGGTCTTCTAGG
Above is a window of Stigmatopora nigra isolate UIUO_SnigA chromosome 11, RoL_Snig_1.1, whole genome shotgun sequence DNA encoding:
- the trappc10 gene encoding trafficking protein particle complex subunit 10 isoform X1, producing MDQAAVIYTMENKPIVTCAGDQALFTSLYTSLAQQLPKEPMEWRRTYGRPPKMIHLEANFVQFKEDLLPKDGTKALLTFPFLHIYWTDCCDTEAYKSSVKEDVSRWQSSLRSHGSADWVIIVVDGGDARKKNKSNILPRSSIVDKIRGDFCNKQNDRCVVLSEPLKDSSRSQESWNALLLKLRTLLLMSFTKNLGRFEDDMRTLREKRTQPGWSFCQYFMVQEELAFVFEMLQQFEDALVQYDELDALFTQYVLNFAAGDAAKWLGSFCSPVLNWSGLLLRRPIDMEKRDGIQRGSAGLLDLRGYLFSRQCTLLIFLQRPWEVTRRALELLHNCVHELRLLEVSVLEGALDCWVFLSCLEVLHRIESCCDQAQLAANSAHTVGLWAYATEKLKSLGKLCGLTSHRGPTSEDLNRTVDLLAGLADERPETVNVLQSPYKKLKEALSSVEAFERHYLELSQAATEMYRTIGRQRSARLLGKSLAEFYMSKGQPEQAEVLLTEALTSYVSEGWTFPVTHTRKQIAECQKLLGQSVDSLKTSALLAGDANLDTDERTRFCRDVLDFDGEPRSAAFLRRQPADAGLPVAGSATSAKCPLDMGVFARLTRLRFRPGGACVHSGALLQVELTLHSLMPVAVRLEELAVSLHLDPEHGSKGGAHKHGVGAFPDTVELEAAAGTPAGRRSSLSAGPAPEMDEAHDRSPTDNALSSAGVVCKNAHLVIRRRDGGSPQDEGRAPAGNPPANAPAVAPKEGARALRARDITLEPGDNVVVLTAPSDESGTYTLRQLHVALGRVSFVLPHIYPAVQYHVYSQEPQLTVQPLSEPLLAGLPQTVKFTLLTGHYAVKKGDALQLSNSDGMPVLTRAGCAARISNTGTAPRESVLSVQSSDKVTSISLPPTPPYHALDFHLEVLCLIPPGAERPVDERLTNGEVRRRPRSYSHPDTAMTAIDQKMSIDCPWSIYSSLLALTFHIPFKTEHSLLSAGNRKYIQVCVRNVSDSDFTLAQVKLAEKWPALQEREQQRSQVEMRSLNAAAEQLLCSKQSVFCLWEVKCAGELPSSVACVFSASFFPRGHRGPTDAFKLFHYHFPLDKVPTLYSVKADIVPPASEPHCRSGALCELDVLISRLSTAAAVAADDDKADADGKLMYEVADSSSNWALCGKSSGLVSLPSAAASPHRVRIEVMPLFAGHLPFPKIQVLKYLPHNAAVQPEADGPVENDSLSLLDEATADTASVRSRGSVQSLGEQQQQRGAAMPRLEPFSPGQVFNHSQARQVLVLPAADDHILEVHAT
- the trappc10 gene encoding trafficking protein particle complex subunit 10 isoform X2, giving the protein MDQAAVIYTMENKPIVTCAGDQALFTSLYTSLAQQLPKEPMEWRRTYGRPPKMIHLEANFVQFKEDLLPKDGTKALLTFPFLHIYWTDCCDTEAYKSSVKEDVSRWQSSLRSHGSADWVIIVVDGGDARKKNKSNILPRSSIVDKIRGDFCNKQNDRCVVLSEPLKDSSRSQESWNALLLKLRTLLLMSFTKNLGRFEDDMRTLREKRTQPGWSFCQYFMVQEELAFVFEMLQQFEDALVQYDELDALFTQYVLNFAAGDAAKWLGSFCSPVLNWSGLLLRRPIDMEKRDGIQRGSAGLLDLRGYLFSRQCTLLIFLQRPWEVTRRALELLHNCVHELRLLEVSVLEGALDCWVFLSCLEVLHRIESCCDQAQLAANSAHTVGLWAYATEKLKSLGKLCGLTSHRGPTSEDLNRTVDLLAGLADERPETVNVLQSPYKKLKEALSSVEAFERHYLELSQAATEMYRTIGRQRSARLLGKSLAEFYMSKGQPEQAEVLLTEALTSYVSEGWTFPVTHTRKQIAECQKLLGQSVDSLKTSALLAGDANLDTDERTRFCRDVLDFDGSATSAKCPLDMGVFARLTRLRFRPGGACVHSGALLQVELTLHSLMPVAVRLEELAVSLHLDPEHGSKGGAHKHGVGAFPDTVELEAAAGTPAGRRSSLSAGPAPEMDEAHDRSPTDNALSSAGVVCKNAHLVIRRRDGGSPQDEGRAPAGNPPANAPAVAPKEGARALRARDITLEPGDNVVVLTAPSDESGTYTLRQLHVALGRVSFVLPHIYPAVQYHVYSQEPQLTVQPLSEPLLAGLPQTVKFTLLTGHYAVKKGDALQLSNSDGMPVLTRAGCAARISNTGTAPRESVLSVQSSDKVTSISLPPTPPYHALDFHLEVLCLIPPGAERPVDERLTNGEVRRRPRSYSHPDTAMTAIDQKMSIDCPWSIYSSLLALTFHIPFKTEHSLLSAGNRKYIQVCVRNVSDSDFTLAQVKLAEKWPALQEREQQRSQVEMRSLNAAAEQLLCSKQSVFCLWEVKCAGELPSSVACVFSASFFPRGHRGPTDAFKLFHYHFPLDKVPTLYSVKADIVPPASEPHCRSGALCELDVLISRLSTAAAVAADDDKADADGKLMYEVADSSSNWALCGKSSGLVSLPSAAASPHRVRIEVMPLFAGHLPFPKIQVLKYLPHNAAVQPEADGPVENDSLSLLDEATADTASVRSRGSVQSLGEQQQQRGAAMPRLEPFSPGQVFNHSQARQVLVLPAADDHILEVHAT